In the Xiamenia xianingshaonis genome, one interval contains:
- the pknB gene encoding Stk1 family PASTA domain-containing Ser/Thr kinase — translation MIGRTFNSRYQITERIGIGGMAEVYQAQDKVLGRMVAVKVMLPQYASDPAFTQRFKQEAAAAANLQSPYIVNIYDWGQDKGTYYIVMEYVRGSDLKTAINERGIINQRKSAEIASQVCQALSVAHGLDIVHRDIKPQNIMVQPDGNVKVMDFGIARAKNSVMSKTSTVLGTAHYISPEQAQGKDLTAASDIYSLGVVLYESVTGQLPFDGPDAVSVALKQVNDLPLPPGDINPDVDPDLEAIIMKAMQKDPNARFATAKDMRLALNDYLAGRPVNLPASFADAQTELLGAVPPIDTGAVTTVIPPAGGLHTNPANSGPLGGSGGTSTMDMPKKSSKKGIAVVIAVIAALAVIGGIAFALIGGGGGGDSERIVVPDVANKPLEVAVATLEEEGFAIGTIEEVPNKTVEAGNVISTDPSANTKQDRGTAVNLKVSKGEDESNELIDVPDLTNKTASEARKALEDAGLKPKEGKAENSDDVEKDRVARQDPTGGTQVEEGSTVTYYLSLGKKQEKVPNVIGQTLDSGAKILNDAGFLVGNYDNPTYVESDQPYNTILAQDPVAGSDLGKNGSVNVTLSRGPKPTSYGVYVNASGGGSVTTSSSAVDEGGSVTVTIVPDAGYVVSSATGVDGVASNGGTYTISNVQGDVSINVTFQQVQPTTPDTNTDTDSGTGTGTTTNPSEPTSPDTSSPDSEQVAAQSDAGSATAMS, via the coding sequence ATGATTGGACGGACCTTCAACAGTCGTTACCAGATAACGGAGCGCATCGGCATCGGCGGCATGGCCGAGGTGTACCAGGCCCAGGACAAGGTCTTGGGGCGCATGGTCGCCGTGAAAGTCATGCTCCCGCAGTACGCCTCCGATCCCGCCTTCACCCAGCGCTTCAAGCAGGAGGCCGCCGCAGCCGCAAACCTGCAAAGCCCCTACATCGTCAACATCTACGACTGGGGCCAAGACAAGGGCACGTACTACATCGTCATGGAATACGTGCGCGGCAGCGACCTGAAAACGGCCATCAACGAGCGCGGCATCATCAACCAGCGCAAGTCGGCCGAGATCGCCTCCCAGGTGTGCCAGGCGCTTTCCGTCGCGCACGGGCTTGACATCGTGCACCGCGACATCAAGCCGCAGAACATCATGGTGCAGCCCGACGGCAACGTGAAGGTGATGGACTTCGGCATCGCCCGCGCGAAGAACTCCGTCATGTCCAAGACGTCAACCGTGCTGGGCACCGCGCACTACATTTCGCCTGAACAGGCCCAAGGCAAGGACCTCACCGCCGCGAGCGACATCTATTCGCTCGGCGTGGTGCTGTACGAATCGGTCACCGGACAGCTGCCCTTCGACGGGCCCGACGCGGTCAGCGTGGCGCTCAAGCAGGTGAACGACCTGCCGCTGCCGCCAGGCGACATCAACCCCGATGTCGACCCAGACCTCGAGGCCATCATCATGAAGGCCATGCAGAAAGACCCGAACGCCCGCTTCGCCACCGCCAAGGACATGCGCCTGGCCCTGAACGACTACCTGGCCGGGCGGCCGGTCAACCTGCCCGCCAGCTTTGCCGACGCCCAAACCGAGCTGCTCGGCGCCGTCCCGCCCATCGACACCGGCGCCGTCACCACGGTCATTCCGCCGGCGGGCGGCCTGCACACCAACCCGGCGAACTCGGGGCCGCTCGGAGGCTCCGGCGGCACGTCGACCATGGACATGCCGAAAAAGTCGAGCAAGAAGGGCATCGCCGTGGTCATCGCCGTCATCGCGGCGCTGGCCGTCATTGGCGGCATTGCGTTTGCGCTGATCGGCGGCGGGGGTGGCGGCGACAGCGAGCGCATCGTCGTTCCGGACGTGGCCAACAAGCCGCTGGAAGTGGCTGTCGCCACGCTCGAAGAAGAGGGCTTCGCCATCGGCACCATCGAGGAAGTGCCCAACAAGACGGTCGAAGCCGGCAACGTGATCAGCACCGATCCGTCGGCCAACACGAAGCAGGACCGCGGAACCGCCGTCAACCTGAAGGTGTCGAAGGGCGAAGACGAGTCGAACGAGCTGATCGACGTGCCCGACCTGACGAACAAGACCGCGTCCGAAGCGCGAAAGGCCCTGGAAGACGCAGGCCTGAAGCCCAAGGAGGGCAAGGCCGAAAACTCCGACGACGTCGAGAAGGACCGCGTGGCGCGCCAAGACCCGACGGGCGGCACGCAAGTGGAAGAAGGCTCGACCGTCACCTATTACCTGTCGCTTGGCAAAAAACAGGAAAAGGTGCCCAACGTCATCGGCCAGACGCTTGATTCGGGCGCAAAGATCTTGAACGACGCAGGCTTTTTGGTGGGCAACTACGACAACCCCACCTACGTCGAAAGCGACCAGCCCTACAACACCATCCTGGCGCAGGACCCGGTGGCAGGGTCTGACCTGGGCAAGAACGGCAGCGTGAACGTGACCCTCAGCCGCGGCCCGAAGCCTACCTCTTACGGCGTGTACGTCAACGCGAGCGGCGGCGGCTCGGTCACCACGTCAAGCTCTGCCGTGGACGAAGGCGGGTCGGTGACCGTGACCATCGTGCCTGACGCCGGCTATGTAGTCAGCTCGGCAACCGGCGTCGACGGCGTGGCATCGAACGGAGGCACGTACACCATCAGCAACGTGCAGGGCGACGTGAGCATCAACGTGACGTTCCAGCAGGTCCAGCCGACAACGCCCGACACCAACACCGACACCGATTCCGGCACGGGCACCGGCACCACGACCAACCCGTCCGAACCGACAAGCCCCGACACGTCGTCCCCCGACAGCGAGCAGGTCGCAGCCCAAAGCGACGCCGGCAGCGCTACGGCGATGAGCTAG
- a CDS encoding response regulator transcription factor has product MNRILLVEDDGDLARIVARYLEGEGMAVRVAPSAEDAYDLLTNSVFDLVVLDINLPGDDGLSACRNLRAASDVPIIFATARVDEGDRVAGLDLGGDGYLSKPYSLRELRSYIEALLRRFGKTAGGSVVRQGPFEIDTAAEIVRKAGEAVALAPKEFALAAFLMTHEGETLSKERLISEVWGAFCDVEPQTVAVHMSWLRSKLEDDPAHPKHFLTVHGRGYRFVAKPNDDLSQQGRL; this is encoded by the coding sequence GTGAACCGTATATTATTAGTAGAGGACGACGGCGATTTGGCTCGCATCGTGGCTCGGTATCTGGAAGGCGAAGGGATGGCCGTGCGTGTGGCGCCCAGCGCCGAAGACGCCTACGACCTGCTGACAAATTCAGTGTTTGACCTGGTAGTGCTCGACATCAACCTGCCGGGCGACGACGGGCTGTCGGCTTGCCGGAACCTGCGGGCCGCAAGCGACGTGCCAATCATTTTCGCGACGGCCCGCGTGGACGAGGGCGACCGCGTGGCCGGGCTGGATCTGGGCGGCGACGGCTATCTGTCGAAGCCGTATTCGTTGCGCGAGCTGCGGTCTTACATCGAAGCGCTGCTGCGACGCTTCGGGAAGACGGCGGGCGGCAGCGTCGTGCGGCAAGGGCCGTTCGAGATCGACACGGCTGCCGAAATCGTTCGCAAGGCGGGCGAAGCGGTCGCGCTGGCACCGAAGGAATTTGCGCTGGCGGCGTTCCTTATGACGCACGAAGGCGAAACCCTGTCAAAAGAACGCCTGATCAGCGAGGTGTGGGGCGCGTTTTGCGACGTCGAGCCGCAAACGGTGGCCGTGCACATGAGCTGGCTGCGGTCGAAGTTGGAAGACGACCCGGCGCACCCGAAGCACTTCCTCACCGTTCACGGGCGGGGGTATCGGTTCGTCGCGAAGCCGAACGACGACCTGTCGCAGCAAGGGCGGCTATGA
- a CDS encoding HAMP domain-containing sensor histidine kinase, which translates to MSGRAAGSEGKRIVRRLVGFSLTLTVIIAASGLAAGCIALNDASSQALHAQIVALNDTRVALQESSEAEGLAESGAASPDETSAPEAARESGAEGEPAGAGNPTQAADAALAQAQDTLREAADVQNIAAVFAVSAVTLLAIAAVWGLVAYLYVTVVRPFLHLESFAADVAAGNLDAPLAYERSNPFGRFTWAFDAMRVDLKRARAAEAQAVEAAKTTVASLSHDIKTPIASIRAYSEALELGLDRTPEERAEYTALIMRKCDDVAALASDLFTHSLAELDRIAVKPAPAPIAETVRAAVTDFDASGKVSIRQLDEATVRHDPQRLTEALENLLANARKYAPDVPVEVSGARCPDRAVYVLHVRDFGPGMPAEDLPFAFDRFFRGSNAGDAPGAGLGLYIVRHLVERMGGTVHAENAGPGLRVVIVLPLENPLRHDPKV; encoded by the coding sequence ATGAGCGGGCGGGCGGCAGGATCGGAAGGAAAGCGCATCGTCCGGCGGCTTGTAGGGTTTTCGCTGACTCTAACGGTCATCATTGCGGCGTCGGGGCTGGCAGCGGGCTGCATCGCCTTGAACGACGCCAGCTCTCAGGCGCTGCACGCGCAGATCGTCGCCCTCAACGACACCCGGGTCGCGCTGCAGGAAAGCTCCGAGGCGGAAGGCCTCGCGGAAAGCGGCGCCGCCAGCCCCGACGAGACAAGCGCGCCGGAAGCCGCGCGCGAATCCGGCGCGGAAGGAGAACCGGCCGGCGCCGGCAATCCCACCCAAGCCGCCGATGCCGCGCTCGCGCAAGCCCAAGACACGCTGCGAGAAGCGGCCGACGTGCAAAACATTGCCGCCGTCTTCGCCGTATCGGCCGTCACGCTGCTGGCGATCGCGGCGGTGTGGGGCCTCGTCGCCTACTTGTACGTCACCGTCGTGCGCCCGTTCCTGCACCTGGAATCGTTCGCCGCCGACGTGGCCGCCGGAAACCTCGACGCGCCGCTCGCCTATGAGCGCAGCAACCCGTTTGGCCGCTTTACCTGGGCTTTCGATGCTATGCGCGTCGATTTGAAACGCGCCCGGGCCGCCGAAGCGCAAGCCGTCGAAGCCGCAAAGACCACCGTCGCCTCGCTTTCGCACGACATCAAAACGCCCATCGCGTCCATCCGCGCGTACTCCGAAGCCCTGGAGCTGGGCCTTGACCGCACGCCCGAGGAACGCGCCGAATACACCGCGCTCATCATGCGCAAGTGCGACGACGTGGCGGCGCTGGCCAGCGACCTGTTCACGCATTCGCTCGCCGAGCTGGACCGCATCGCCGTAAAGCCCGCACCGGCCCCCATCGCCGAAACCGTGCGCGCCGCCGTGACCGACTTCGACGCTTCGGGAAAAGTTAGCATAAGGCAACTTGACGAAGCGACCGTCCGCCACGACCCGCAGCGCCTGACCGAAGCGCTCGAAAACCTGCTCGCCAATGCCCGCAAGTACGCGCCCGACGTGCCGGTCGAGGTCAGCGGTGCCCGGTGTCCCGACCGCGCCGTCTATGTGCTGCATGTGCGCGACTTCGGCCCCGGCATGCCAGCCGAGGACCTCCCCTTCGCCTTCGACCGCTTCTTCCGCGGCTCCAACGCCGGCGACGCCCCCGGCGCGGGCCTGGGACTCTACATCGTGCGCCACCTGGTCGAACGCATGGGCGGCACCGTCCACGCCGAAAACGCCGGCCCCGGCCTGCGCGTCGTCATCGTCCTGCCGCTGGAAAACCCCCTGCGACACGACCCGAAAGTTTGA
- a CDS encoding DUF3375 domain-containing protein produces MSRFSQLRQAQDANGAWQLLRARNAALIMAVLDAHFDERNRRIPVSDLANSVDFALQELRFRANIDYEHTGADACEQWRKKGYLVRRTSKQRREETYELSAEAMTAIAFAKQLVQPRHTATQSRLSLIMDAVHDLAVASSSDVERRKKSLLADRAAIDAELEKIEQGTYVVIDDSKGLERLSDILALMNEIPEDFAHVKTEFAQLNKTIFESIISYSDNYRDILEDIFAGVNHIAQSPAGRSFLGFYDLMRDNDLTESFQDDIDDILGTPFATALASEERRQLHSMTRNLLEQSSDVNEVMLSFGHGLQRFVQSHRYQTDRQIKKDIDRALADLHKLSCIASPQKTIDASLHLSSISIQPVARWRLRNPAEIVAAPLEEISSTQVGRLSLEELYQKARQSEIDFEELVENVNDVLRCEHERRTASVKDVLEKHPATQGAASIVGLLSLAYKNGRPVEGEDELAWETEHGTWRCALAPRYEFYQEVQL; encoded by the coding sequence GTGTCGCGGTTTTCCCAGCTGCGCCAAGCGCAAGACGCCAACGGCGCATGGCAGCTCCTCCGCGCCCGCAACGCCGCGCTCATCATGGCCGTCCTCGACGCCCACTTCGACGAGCGAAATCGGCGCATTCCCGTGTCCGACCTCGCAAATTCGGTCGATTTCGCCCTTCAAGAGCTTCGCTTCCGCGCCAACATCGACTACGAGCACACCGGCGCGGACGCCTGCGAACAATGGCGCAAGAAGGGCTATCTTGTCAGGCGGACATCCAAGCAGCGCCGCGAAGAAACGTATGAGCTTTCCGCAGAAGCGATGACCGCCATCGCATTTGCGAAACAGCTGGTACAGCCTCGGCACACGGCGACGCAGTCTCGATTGTCCCTGATCATGGATGCCGTCCATGATCTTGCCGTCGCGAGCAGCAGCGACGTCGAACGACGCAAAAAGTCCCTGCTCGCCGATCGAGCCGCCATTGACGCCGAACTTGAAAAAATAGAGCAAGGCACCTATGTTGTAATCGACGACTCAAAAGGCCTTGAACGGCTCAGCGACATTTTGGCGCTCATGAACGAAATCCCCGAAGATTTCGCCCACGTAAAAACCGAATTCGCGCAGCTCAACAAAACCATCTTCGAATCCATCATCAGCTACAGCGACAACTACCGCGACATCCTTGAGGACATCTTCGCTGGCGTGAACCATATTGCACAATCGCCCGCCGGCCGTTCGTTCTTAGGGTTCTATGATCTGATGCGCGACAACGACCTCACTGAATCGTTTCAAGACGACATCGATGACATTCTCGGCACGCCGTTCGCGACCGCACTCGCTTCCGAGGAACGCCGACAGCTTCACAGCATGACCCGGAACCTCCTCGAACAAAGCAGCGACGTCAACGAAGTCATGCTGTCTTTCGGACACGGTCTGCAGCGTTTCGTGCAAAGCCATCGATACCAAACAGACAGGCAGATAAAGAAAGACATCGACCGCGCGCTTGCCGATCTCCATAAGCTTTCTTGCATCGCTTCTCCGCAAAAGACAATCGACGCAAGCCTTCATCTCTCGTCGATTTCTATACAGCCCGTTGCGCGGTGGCGACTGCGAAATCCCGCGGAAATCGTCGCAGCGCCGCTCGAAGAGATATCCAGCACCCAGGTTGGACGGCTGTCGCTCGAAGAGCTGTACCAGAAAGCACGCCAATCCGAGATCGACTTCGAAGAGCTGGTTGAAAACGTCAACGACGTTCTTCGCTGCGAACACGAACGCCGCACCGCAAGCGTGAAAGACGTGCTCGAAAAGCACCCCGCCACCCAGGGCGCTGCCAGCATCGTCGGACTCCTCAGCCTTGCGTACAAAAACGGCCGTCCCGTCGAAGGGGAAGACGAGCTGGCATGGGAAACCGAACACGGCACCTGGCGATGCGCGCTTGCTCCCCGATATGAGTTCTACCAGGAGGTTCAGCTGTGA
- a CDS encoding DUF4194 domain-containing protein, with protein sequence MTTLDAFSKSRAEAVPSAPDALHDDSLWPGDVGTLTLTGRRTLLQLVHGPFLDAQRHGDLWKELLRNQQAIATRCNDLLLDLVVDVDRGIAFVRNATSPAAELPKATRSITLTLLDTLLVLTLRRELLMSAEDRVVVDKDEILSSLGQYQPLDRIDEAAFSKRLDRAWGKMRDSNIVLPLPDTPNRFEISPVLSIVFGAEEARAVAASIDELLESTLEQSAAPETDDASVNRQRELLINELKKRNQP encoded by the coding sequence GTGACAACCTTGGATGCTTTTTCAAAATCCCGCGCCGAAGCCGTCCCAAGCGCACCTGACGCCTTGCACGACGACAGCCTTTGGCCCGGCGATGTCGGAACGCTCACGTTGACCGGACGTCGCACGCTTCTACAGCTCGTGCACGGGCCGTTCCTCGACGCACAGCGCCACGGCGACCTTTGGAAAGAGCTCTTGCGCAACCAGCAGGCAATCGCCACACGCTGCAACGATCTGCTGCTCGATCTGGTCGTTGACGTCGACCGCGGAATCGCTTTCGTCCGCAATGCAACGTCCCCCGCAGCCGAACTGCCGAAAGCCACGCGCTCGATCACCCTTACGCTGCTCGACACGCTGCTCGTTTTGACCTTGCGCCGCGAACTGCTTATGTCAGCCGAAGACCGCGTCGTTGTCGACAAGGACGAAATCCTCTCCTCGCTCGGCCAGTATCAGCCGCTCGACCGCATCGACGAGGCGGCGTTCAGCAAGCGCCTCGATCGGGCCTGGGGAAAGATGCGCGACAGCAACATCGTGCTTCCCCTCCCCGACACGCCCAACCGATTCGAAATTTCTCCTGTGCTCTCCATCGTTTTCGGCGCCGAAGAGGCGCGAGCAGTCGCCGCGTCAATTGACGAGCTGCTGGAAAGCACCCTTGAACAGAGTGCCGCACCTGAAACAGATGACGCCTCTGTCAACCGGCAGAGGGAATTGTTGATCAATGAACTCAAGAAAAGGAATCAGCCGTGA